One part of the Patescibacteria group bacterium genome encodes these proteins:
- a CDS encoding type IV secretory system conjugative DNA transfer family protein, which translates to MDPQTIPDNLNSNPDLVLIIVSAFIAAGLLLFLARFFIRFFGLGRRHFAHKALMIRLPKEKPKDDGKDFSVQQLKEEIAKGETIFASIGGLRAERGFFSWLLGRSDHFSFEIVAERGKIYFYIVTPANQAVYIEKQINAHYPEAVVEEVDDYNAFSPLSKVAAGYLKTKDPFMLPIKTFQKMEVDPLNSLINIMSKLDRDESLAIQYTVRSAKGSWHYQVKRLSSRIHRKGSVREGLRSLKWYGLIAEFFYKTSKPKHDDQNSPNYKRLTAEEEEMLKNIESKNQKAGLDVNIRVVSSAKTKEQANFYLDNLASVFSEFNNYSYGNNFSRFYKSHPASTINDFIYRRFNENFSFILNTEELTSIFHFPLKNTETPNIVWLTAKNAPAPTDLPQEGITLGENVFRGEKKEVRIKREDRRRHTYIIGKSGVGKSVLLCNMAIQDIENGEGVCVMDPNGDLISDILDRMPIERAEDVIIFSPGDTERPLALNLLEFDPKYPEQKTFVINELIGIFDKLYDLKSTGGPMFEQYMRNALLLIMSDPESGSTLMEVPKVLADENFRKMKLSKCKDVTVVDFWRKEAEKAGGEAALANIVPYITSKLTSFISNDMMRPIIGQQKSSFNVRDLMDKQKILLVNLPKGVVGEMNAYLLGMIIVGKILMAALSRTDLSKEARKDFYLYIDEFQNFTTNSICQILSEARKYALNLIMAHQYIGQLSKNNNTEIKDAVFGNVGTMIAFKIGVEDAEFIVKEFSPVFNEFDLINVDKGTAYIKLLVDNSALRPFSLKTIWPLLGTKRDGLSDKIKALSRLKYGQDRRIVEAEIMRRTRV; encoded by the coding sequence ATGGATCCTCAAACAATTCCGGATAATTTGAACTCTAATCCGGATTTAGTCCTGATTATAGTCTCTGCTTTCATCGCGGCGGGTTTATTGTTATTCTTAGCCCGTTTTTTTATCAGGTTTTTCGGTTTAGGTCGTCGCCATTTTGCCCATAAGGCCTTAATGATCAGGCTGCCTAAAGAAAAACCGAAAGATGATGGTAAAGATTTCTCCGTCCAACAGCTGAAAGAAGAAATAGCTAAGGGCGAGACCATCTTCGCTAGTATCGGCGGCTTGCGGGCGGAACGAGGCTTTTTTTCCTGGTTGCTAGGCAGAAGTGATCATTTTAGTTTTGAAATCGTAGCCGAAAGAGGCAAGATTTATTTCTATATCGTTACTCCCGCGAATCAAGCGGTCTACATAGAAAAACAGATAAACGCCCATTATCCAGAAGCTGTGGTTGAAGAGGTAGATGATTATAATGCCTTTAGCCCCTTGTCTAAGGTCGCGGCTGGTTATCTTAAAACCAAGGATCCGTTCATGCTGCCGATCAAGACTTTCCAGAAGATGGAAGTCGATCCTTTAAATTCCTTGATCAACATCATGTCCAAGCTAGACCGTGATGAGAGCTTGGCTATCCAGTATACGGTCCGTAGCGCTAAGGGTTCTTGGCATTATCAGGTTAAACGCCTATCGTCCCGGATACATCGCAAAGGCTCGGTTCGGGAAGGTTTGCGATCGCTAAAATGGTATGGCCTGATCGCGGAATTCTTCTATAAGACGTCTAAACCGAAGCACGACGATCAGAATTCTCCCAATTATAAACGCCTAACAGCTGAAGAGGAAGAGATGCTAAAGAATATCGAAAGCAAGAATCAGAAAGCCGGCCTGGATGTTAATATCAGGGTAGTTAGTTCGGCTAAGACAAAGGAACAGGCAAATTTCTATCTGGATAACCTGGCTAGCGTCTTCAGTGAATTTAATAATTACAGTTACGGCAATAATTTTTCCCGTTTCTATAAATCACACCCGGCCTCTACGATTAACGATTTCATCTATCGCCGTTTCAATGAAAATTTCAGCTTTATTTTAAATACCGAAGAGCTGACCAGTATTTTTCATTTTCCGCTTAAGAATACGGAAACACCGAATATCGTCTGGCTGACTGCCAAGAATGCTCCCGCTCCGACCGACTTGCCTCAAGAAGGAATCACTCTCGGCGAGAATGTCTTCCGAGGTGAGAAAAAAGAAGTTCGTATCAAGAGAGAAGACCGTCGGCGGCATACTTATATTATCGGTAAGTCTGGTGTCGGTAAGTCTGTCTTGTTGTGTAATATGGCGATTCAGGATATTGAAAATGGTGAAGGCGTTTGCGTCATGGATCCTAACGGTGATTTAATTAGCGATATCTTAGATCGGATGCCGATTGAAAGAGCGGAAGACGTGATTATCTTTTCACCCGGAGACACCGAGAGGCCCCTGGCTCTTAATCTGCTAGAATTTGACCCCAAATATCCAGAACAGAAGACTTTTGTCATTAATGAGCTGATCGGTATTTTTGATAAATTATACGACCTGAAAAGCACGGGCGGTCCGATGTTCGAACAGTATATGCGTAACGCCTTATTGTTGATCATGTCTGATCCGGAAAGCGGTTCGACTTTGATGGAGGTGCCTAAAGTTTTGGCGGATGAGAATTTTCGTAAGATGAAATTAAGTAAATGCAAAGATGTAACGGTCGTAGATTTTTGGCGTAAGGAGGCAGAGAAGGCGGGCGGGGAAGCGGCTTTAGCTAATATCGTTCCCTATATTACCTCTAAACTGACGAGCTTCATCTCTAATGACATGATGCGTCCGATTATCGGCCAGCAGAAGAGCTCTTTTAATGTCCGGGATTTAATGGATAAGCAGAAGATCCTTTTGGTCAATTTACCTAAAGGCGTGGTCGGCGAGATGAATGCCTATCTTTTGGGCATGATCATCGTTGGCAAGATACTGATGGCCGCTCTTTCCCGTACTGACTTATCCAAGGAAGCCAGAAAGGATTTTTATCTCTATATCGATGAGTTCCAAAATTTCACTACTAATTCTATCTGTCAGATCTTATCTGAAGCTAGAAAATACGCTCTGAATCTGATTATGGCCCATCAGTATATCGGACAGCTGAGCAAGAATAATAACACCGAGATTAAAGATGCTGTTTTCGGCAACGTCGGCACGATGATCGCTTTTAAGATCGGCGTCGAGGATGCTGAATTCATCGTCAAGGAATTCTCACCCGTCTTTAACGAGTTCGATCTCATTAATGTTGATAAAGGCACAGCTTATATTAAATTATTAGTTGACAACTCGGCACTTCGGCCGTTTTCCCTGAAAACTATCTGGCCTTTGTTAGGAACTAAACGCGATGGCTTGTCTGATAAGATCAAAGCCTTGAGTCGACTCAAATACGGACAAGACCGTCGGATAGTCGAAGCCGAGATAATGCGCCGTACTAGAGTATAG
- a CDS encoding ferredoxin, with protein MIKVNQELCIGCGLCANTCPDVFRMNDAGKSEAFAQENVECAKQAALNCPVEAISVD; from the coding sequence ATGATAAAAGTTAACCAAGAACTTTGTATCGGCTGCGGTTTATGCGCCAATACTTGTCCGGATGTCTTTCGTATGAATGATGCCGGCAAATCAGAAGCCTTTGCTCAGGAAAACGTCGAATGCGCTAAGCAGGCGGCCCTTAATTGCCCGGTCGAAGCTATCTCGGTAGATTAA
- a CDS encoding sigma-70 family RNA polymerase sigma factor, whose product MRGFVTETELLYLFPEVEEYLNDYDIFLGDLQKNGIRIIEDSGRVLDVNESQKEAGGKMPSPINIDLSKLNADSIQMYLKEIGKVPLLSGEEEVELAKRKEKGDKEAEKKIIEANLRLVVSIAKKFAGAKGLGLLDLIQEGNIGLFRAVEKFEYRKGYKFSTYATWWIRQAITRALADQSRTIRIPVHMVETINKFQQVQRTLIQELGREPLAEEIASEMGEEIDKVRYIIKISQDTISLETSIGDDEEDSTLEDFIEDIKNVTPDRAAALQLLKDYVKEMVANLSPREQKILEMRFGLIDGVAHTLEEVGQEFEVTRERIRQIESKALEKIRKLKGLEKLRDY is encoded by the coding sequence ATGCGCGGTTTTGTGACGGAAACCGAACTCTTATATCTTTTTCCTGAAGTCGAAGAATATTTAAACGATTATGATATCTTTTTGGGCGATTTGCAGAAGAATGGAATCAGGATAATCGAAGATTCTGGTCGGGTCCTGGATGTTAATGAAAGCCAGAAAGAGGCGGGCGGCAAGATGCCGAGCCCGATCAATATTGATTTGTCGAAGCTTAATGCCGATTCTATTCAGATGTACCTTAAAGAAATCGGCAAGGTGCCGCTACTCTCCGGCGAAGAAGAAGTCGAGCTTGCTAAAAGGAAGGAAAAAGGGGATAAGGAGGCAGAAAAGAAAATTATCGAGGCTAATCTCAGGTTGGTCGTTTCCATCGCGAAAAAATTTGCCGGCGCCAAAGGTTTGGGGCTCTTAGATTTAATCCAGGAAGGAAATATCGGTTTGTTCAGAGCGGTTGAGAAATTCGAATATCGTAAAGGTTATAAGTTTTCTACCTATGCCACTTGGTGGATTAGGCAGGCGATTACCCGCGCTTTAGCCGACCAATCGCGCACCATCCGTATCCCGGTTCATATGGTGGAAACGATTAATAAATTCCAACAGGTTCAAAGGACCTTGATTCAAGAATTAGGTCGCGAGCCCTTGGCGGAAGAAATCGCTTCCGAGATGGGAGAAGAGATTGATAAAGTTCGATATATTATTAAAATTTCTCAGGATACGATCTCTTTGGAGACCAGCATCGGTGATGACGAGGAAGATTCTACCCTGGAGGATTTTATCGAGGATATCAAGAATGTTACCCCGGATCGTGCCGCCGCCCTCCAGCTCCTTAAGGATTATGTCAAGGAGATGGTGGCCAATTTATCGCCCCGTGAGCAAAAGATCTTGGAAATGCGCTTCGGCCTTATTGATGGCGTCGCCCACACCTTAGAAGAAGTCGGACAAGAGTTCGAAGTCACTAGAGAGCGTATAAGGCAGATCGAGTCCAAGGCTTTGGAAAAAATCAGGAAATTAAAAGGTTTAGAAAAATTAAGAGATTATTAA
- the dnaG gene encoding DNA primase has product MSQVEDIKARLDIVEVIREYVPVKAVGANFQALCPFHHEKTPSFVISPDKQIWHCFGCGRGGDVLAFVMEMESLGFMETLRLLAPKAGIVWRHENAAAYSRRNRLLDILDLAAKYFSHQLEKDGRGQACRQYLLGRGLSEETIKSWNIGYSPEAGALINFLKTRPARGQKYSDEEIFLAGLSLKTENGRYYERFRDRIMFPIWDVNNNVVAFTARVNPDKEATEKMGKYINSPQTELYDKSRIVFALNRAKKSIKKEDLAVVVEGQMDAISAHQHGFTNVVASSGTALSADQLRLIKRFSSNIALAFDMDAAGQMAADRGLKEAMAQEFNIKVIVLPQGKDPDECLRNNPKDFQGALSQAPSMMEYYFQKVEEEFDFSQISSRKTGVAKLLKMVSQLNNKIEADFWLKRISQAADIPEPLLREEVAKTELASSSTPKEREKTNKADEVAADKALSREARLSELLLALLVKFTDFLEYSLNNLDPDYLVGEINRLFYRNLIIYYNKVNVLDYAQLRDYLLNQDERLGPMLDKISLLGEKDFYSFSPAAVKNEIIKIILDLKKSAWQTEIRQIEKDLSQAEKQADKARVDALMSDLKNLTDKLRQIQNSNYEEENR; this is encoded by the coding sequence ATGAGCCAAGTCGAAGATATTAAAGCTCGCCTCGACATCGTCGAGGTGATCAGGGAATACGTGCCGGTCAAAGCGGTCGGCGCTAATTTTCAAGCCCTATGTCCTTTCCATCATGAAAAGACCCCGTCTTTTGTCATATCCCCGGATAAGCAGATCTGGCATTGTTTTGGCTGCGGACGTGGTGGTGATGTCTTGGCTTTCGTCATGGAGATGGAATCATTGGGCTTTATGGAAACGCTCAGACTCTTAGCTCCTAAAGCCGGGATCGTTTGGCGCCATGAGAATGCGGCTGCCTATTCGCGCCGCAATCGCCTGTTAGATATCTTGGACTTGGCGGCTAAATATTTCTCTCATCAACTTGAAAAGGATGGGCGCGGCCAAGCTTGTCGTCAGTATCTCTTGGGTCGCGGCCTGAGTGAAGAGACGATCAAATCTTGGAATATCGGCTATAGCCCAGAAGCGGGCGCCTTGATTAATTTTCTCAAGACCCGCCCAGCCCGCGGGCAGAAGTATAGCGATGAAGAAATTTTTTTAGCCGGCCTATCTCTTAAGACTGAGAATGGTAGATACTATGAAAGGTTCCGTGATCGCATTATGTTTCCTATTTGGGATGTGAATAATAATGTCGTGGCTTTCACCGCCCGGGTTAACCCTGATAAGGAAGCGACCGAAAAGATGGGAAAGTATATCAATAGTCCCCAGACTGAACTGTATGACAAAAGTCGAATCGTCTTTGCTCTGAACCGGGCCAAGAAGAGCATCAAGAAAGAAGATCTAGCGGTCGTCGTTGAAGGGCAGATGGACGCCATCAGCGCCCATCAACATGGTTTTACCAATGTGGTGGCTAGTTCCGGTACAGCCCTAAGCGCTGATCAGCTGCGCTTAATCAAGCGTTTCAGTTCTAATATCGCCCTGGCTTTTGATATGGATGCGGCTGGGCAGATGGCGGCCGATCGCGGCCTGAAAGAGGCAATGGCCCAGGAATTCAATATTAAGGTGATCGTCTTGCCGCAAGGCAAAGATCCGGATGAGTGCTTGCGTAATAACCCTAAGGATTTCCAGGGTGCTTTATCACAAGCGCCCAGCATGATGGAATACTATTTTCAGAAAGTAGAGGAAGAATTCGATTTTTCCCAAATTAGCAGCCGGAAAACAGGCGTAGCTAAGCTGCTTAAGATGGTTTCTCAGCTGAATAATAAGATCGAAGCTGATTTCTGGTTAAAAAGGATCAGCCAGGCGGCAGACATACCTGAGCCCCTACTTCGGGAAGAAGTAGCTAAGACAGAACTTGCCTCATCTAGTACGCCTAAAGAGAGAGAAAAGACTAATAAGGCAGACGAAGTAGCTGCTGATAAGGCCCTGAGCCGCGAGGCCAGGCTGTCGGAACTACTCTTAGCTCTCTTAGTTAAGTTTACTGATTTTTTGGAGTATAGCCTGAATAATCTGGATCCCGATTATCTGGTGGGCGAGATCAACCGTTTGTTTTACAGGAACTTGATAATTTATTATAATAAAGTTAATGTTTTAGACTATGCTCAGCTTCGGGATTATCTGCTTAATCAAGACGAAAGATTGGGTCCGATGCTCGACAAGATCAGCCTTTTAGGAGAAAAGGATTTTTATAGTTTCAGTCCAGCAGCGGTCAAGAATGAAATCATTAAGATCATCCTTGATCTGAAGAAATCAGCTTGGCAGACGGAGATTAGGCAGATTGAGAAAGATCTGTCCCAGGCTGAGAAACAAGCTGATAAGGCTCGGGTCGACGCCTTGATGTCTGATTTAAAAAATTTGACCGATAAGCTGCGGCAAATTCAAAATTCTAATTATGAAGAAGAAAATCGTTAA
- a CDS encoding GtrA family protein → MAIINKLYESFRGLFSRRWPKTFLYLDSRKSIFKFIIAGSFAGGTDLVALFLFHGIFKLEIVFSTSAAFILSFVVSFTLQKFWTFRNYNSARLARQIFLYILTALIGLNLNGAAMHFLVNTLSVWYLLAQVIVNIFLGFVNFIVYKFIIFRKHK, encoded by the coding sequence ATGGCGATAATCAATAAACTTTACGAATCTTTCCGCGGTCTTTTTTCTCGTCGTTGGCCGAAGACATTCCTGTATTTGGATTCGCGTAAATCGATTTTTAAGTTTATCATCGCTGGCAGTTTTGCCGGCGGGACGGATTTAGTGGCCCTGTTTCTGTTTCATGGGATATTTAAATTAGAGATAGTTTTCTCTACGAGCGCCGCCTTCATTTTGTCTTTCGTCGTTAGTTTTACCCTGCAGAAATTTTGGACTTTCCGTAATTATAATTCCGCCCGCTTAGCCCGTCAGATATTCCTTTATATTTTGACCGCTCTAATCGGTTTGAACTTGAATGGTGCCGCCATGCATTTTTTAGTAAATACCTTGTCCGTCTGGTATCTTTTGGCCCAGGTTATCGTTAATATCTTCTTGGGCTTTGTAAATTTCATCGTCTATAAATTCATAATTTTCCGCAAACACAAATGA
- a CDS encoding serine hydrolase has translation MCFSTFINLLLYLLFIQLNISPSPVPLSADCQALHQNRLPLSQDIPRAERISGWQDPVIPANRAVIFDVSTNSFLWEKNADIKQPLASITKLLTALVFLDHNPGWEEVYKIKPEDKVEGGKISLFLGEEVRIKDLFYSSLVASDNGSTLALVHATGLSEEEFIKKMNLKAKQLGLFDSSFVDPTGLSDNNLSTAKDIARLARVALKNEDIKRATLTENYEFKTLDGKNKRVESTDYLLGSDLSDSIFLEGGKTGYTEKAGYCFVGQFKNKEGREIVSVVLNGVSKNDRFKQTKALVAWTFQGYKWQN, from the coding sequence ATGTGTTTTTCTACCTTCATCAATCTTTTACTTTACCTATTGTTTATACAATTAAATATATCTCCGAGTCCGGTGCCCTTGTCGGCTGATTGCCAAGCCTTGCACCAGAACCGTTTGCCTCTCAGTCAAGATATCCCTAGGGCGGAACGGATTTCCGGCTGGCAAGATCCGGTTATCCCGGCTAATCGGGCGGTCATCTTCGATGTCTCGACCAATAGTTTCCTCTGGGAAAAGAATGCCGATATCAAGCAGCCTTTAGCTAGCATCACTAAGCTGCTAACCGCCTTGGTCTTTCTTGACCATAATCCCGGCTGGGAAGAAGTCTATAAGATCAAGCCGGAAGATAAGGTTGAGGGTGGCAAGATTTCTCTGTTCTTAGGAGAAGAAGTCAGGATAAAAGATCTTTTTTATTCCAGCCTGGTCGCTTCTGACAACGGATCTACTTTAGCCCTAGTGCATGCCACCGGCTTGAGTGAGGAAGAATTCATTAAGAAAATGAACCTGAAAGCTAAGCAGCTGGGCTTGTTCGATTCTAGTTTTGTCGATCCGACCGGCTTAAGCGACAATAATTTATCTACCGCTAAAGATATTGCCCGCCTAGCTAGGGTCGCCTTGAAGAATGAGGACATCAAGCGGGCAACCTTGACGGAAAATTATGAATTCAAGACCTTGGACGGGAAGAATAAGAGAGTAGAGTCAACCGACTATCTTTTGGGCAGCGACTTGAGTGATTCAATTTTTTTGGAAGGTGGTAAGACTGGTTATACTGAGAAAGCCGGCTACTGTTTCGTCGGCCAGTTCAAGAATAAAGAGGGCCGGGAAATCGTTTCGGTGGTCTTAAACGGCGTTAGTAAGAACGACCGTTTCAAGCAAACTAAGGCCTTAGTAGCTTGGACTTTCCAGGGCTATAAGTGGCAGAATTAA